The genomic window TGTGAAAGCTATTTTGCAGAAAATGGTCTTTAATTGCAACAAAATCAAATAAATACTTGACGAAAATAGTGAACGGTAGTATAAATCACCATATTACCTGGTTATATGGTATACAATGGAGGTACTTCTTGAAGACCCTCGCAATCCTTGCCCAGAAAGGTGGTAGCGGTAAAACCACCCTCGCCGTCCATATGGCCGTCTGCGCTGCCAGACAAAACATGTCCACGGCTTTAATCGACATTGATCCGCAAGACTCGGCTTACAAGTGGAACGAAAGCCGCCCGGATGAGCGAAAGCTTGATGCAACCAAAGCAGACCCGGGGCAAATTCCAGCGTTTCTGAAGCAGGCAAAATCGGGGGGTATAGACCTGGTGATCATTGATACGGCCCCCCATTCCGACCAGGCCGCGGCCATCGCGGCCCAGCTTGCCGACTTGATTCTTATCCCGTGCAGGCCCGCCCGCTTCGATCTGGAAGCCATAGCGTCAACGATACAAATCGCCAAGTTGGCAAAGAAGTCTGCCGCGGTGGTCATCAACGCCGCGCCGCGTGGAAGGTTAGCGGAAGAAGCCAGGGCAGCCTTAGTGCAGCAGGGGATTACCGTTGTCGAACCTGTTTTGCATCAGAGGGTAGCATATAGTCACGCGGTCATCGATGGCCGCAGCGTTCATGAATACGAACCAGGAGGCAAAGCTGCCGGCGAAATCGACGAGCTGTATAACTATATAACCAGGTTACTTGGTAATATGAAAAGAAGGGGTAGGGCAGCATGAAAAACAGGCGTGGGAAGCTCGGGGTTTTTGAGGTTGAGAAGGCTCCGGCAGAAGATCTGCCTCAAAAGGAGAAGCGTACTGATCGGGCCGGTCGCACCGCCATGCCTTTTTGGGTCCCCCTGGCTGCCAGAAAACAGCTTAGGGTCATGGCCGCGGAGATGGACACCACGCAGCAGGAACTGATGCGAATCGCCCTGAACGATTTATTTAAAAAGCACGGAAAGCCGCCGATTGCTTAGAGGGATAGCTACTATCACAATATAACCTGGTTATGTTGTGATACCGGCAAATTCCCGGAAGTAGTCGCCAATGGTATCTCATAATGCTTACGGCCGAGGACGGCCTGAGGATACAACAGGAGGTGGAGTTTGATTAGCTCTGCCGATCCTGGTAAAAAGAGGGGGATTGACGGCAATTAATTTGTTGCACTATTAATGGTGCGGAAAGAATATAAATCGGAGAGCCTGGGCCCATCGCCCGGGCTTTTTTATTGCGTCCAGCCAAAGCTGCAGCTTGGTGGGTGTGCCAATCGCTCGCAGACTCTTCTTATCGCCGTCACGTATTGATTTCCCGGCTTTCCAAAACCAGGCCATGGAGTCGCAATCGCCCGAAGGCGCTTATTAGAACTTCAACACTCTCGTCCGCAATCTAATACTGGACCTTGGGAAGCTCTGTCGCAATCGCCCGAAGGCTTTCATCTAAAACAATTACTAATTGTTGTCCAAAGGATATAACTATATCAAGGCTCTATGATTTAAGTTGTTAGGAGAATTAATACGGTAGTTTACATTACATTTCTATAAAAAATAATTATTAGATTTTTTTCAGGGGTAAGTGTCCATGTTCTGGATGGGATTTAAAAGCATCCTGTTCTTTAATCTTGAACCACAAGAACCTGGGATAGCGAAAATCCCGGGGGTCTGATTCGTCCCAAACCATCATCTTGCGCAGATGCTGCATAGTCACGGAATTATCCACCACAAACTCTCGAGTCAGTCGGCGGATTTCCGTTGTCAATGCCGCCCCCTCATATTGGGTGGGGACTATTGCCTGCGATGATTCCAGGCGCCGGTGAGCTGGAGAGAGATAGCTCAATCGGTTGACAGTGATGGCGCAGCTCCCCATCCCCAGGGGTTTGCCCAGCCCCAACTTATGCCGCATGGGTCCATGGAGAGTCGGTCCTTCGTCGCCGATCTTCTTAGTGCGCTGATCCTGTTCCGAGTTCTCAAGAGCGAGCACGTAAACCAAAAGGCCCAGTTCTTCCTCTTGGAGGTTGGCAAAGCTGACCTGAAAATCAAATTTATGTCCAGGCTTGAGAGCATTTATGGTTCGGATTTTATCCTTATGTTTTTGGGGAATATCAGGAGGGACCTCTAAAACTGAATGACGACCGCGAGGCTGATGGAAATACATTTTACGGGCCAAACCATCGGCTTTTCCAGTGGTGGGTGTAGTATAAAATGCGGTATGAGTCGGCTTAGGTCCCTCCAACAGAGCTTGACACTCTTGGGTCTGCCAGGTATCAAGCGGTTCTTTTATGACAGCATCGCTAATGTTCACCTGACCCTGATGCACCCGGGATTGTTCCTCTCTCTCCATCATTCCGAAAATTCTACAAGTAACGCATAAATTCCTGGCTTCTTGACAAGGTTTATACTCTTGCGGAAGTTTCAAGCAATACAATGGAACACCTTTCTTTTGCTTTTTCCGTTCATCGGGACAGGTGCTAAAGCAACCCCCTCCTACCAACTCCGCTAGAGAGCGCAACATGCCTTTCAAAGAACTGCCGGGAATGATTAACCGTTCCCCATCCTCCATCTTACGGTGGCAAAATTGGCTATTGTTATGGTGATCAGGGATAAACAGAAGGGTGAGATTCTCCAAGGTGCAATGAAGAATGCCATTCTT from Candidatus Diapherotrites archaeon includes these protein-coding regions:
- a CDS encoding RAMP superfamily CRISPR-associated protein, with translation MPQGESFWNPYRLVPVRLTTRDYPKRQAPNTHERFTGKNGILHCTLENLTLLFIPDHHNNSQFCHRKMEDGERLIIPGSSLKGMLRSLAELVGGGCFSTCPDERKKQKKGVPLYCLKLPQEYKPCQEARNLCVTCRIFGMMEREEQSRVHQGQVNISDAVIKEPLDTWQTQECQALLEGPKPTHTAFYTTPTTGKADGLARKMYFHQPRGRHSVLEVPPDIPQKHKDKIRTINALKPGHKFDFQVSFANLQEEELGLLVYVLALENSEQDQRTKKIGDEGPTLHGPMRHKLGLGKPLGMGSCAITVNRLSYLSPAHRRLESSQAIVPTQYEGAALTTEIRRLTREFVVDNSVTMQHLRKMMVWDESDPRDFRYPRFLWFKIKEQDAFKSHPEHGHLPLKKI
- the parA gene encoding ParA family partition ATPase; the encoded protein is MTKIVNGSINHHITWLYGIQWRYFLKTLAILAQKGGSGKTTLAVHMAVCAARQNMSTALIDIDPQDSAYKWNESRPDERKLDATKADPGQIPAFLKQAKSGGIDLVIIDTAPHSDQAAAIAAQLADLILIPCRPARFDLEAIASTIQIAKLAKKSAAVVINAAPRGRLAEEARAALVQQGITVVEPVLHQRVAYSHAVIDGRSVHEYEPGGKAAGEIDELYNYITRLLGNMKRRGRAA
- a CDS encoding ribbon-helix-helix domain-containing protein; this translates as MKNRRGKLGVFEVEKAPAEDLPQKEKRTDRAGRTAMPFWVPLAARKQLRVMAAEMDTTQQELMRIALNDLFKKHGKPPIA